A part of Fimbriiglobus ruber genomic DNA contains:
- a CDS encoding nucleoside hydrolase, with amino-acid sequence MPRKVVIVADPGIDTAFAIALALHDPNLDVIGLIPCAGNVSAAQAAANVQVLIDQLDPPKWPRTAAALPVEYEANGTALHGADGLGGINFPVSSRHQQIPADKVLAELIRENPREVALICLGPVTTVARAFDRDPELPGLLDRLVLIGGAWKEPGNAGPVSEFHFYLDPESTRRAVRSGAHPLIIPLDVTRRLILSPSELLDSPNPESKTCQFLRKIVPFGIRASSHLYGIEGFHLKDVLGIAAVALPGAITAEDRVVDIETKGDLTRGMMVVDARRSATSRPNALIGVEAAVGEIRQYINRILTDAP; translated from the coding sequence ATGCCCCGTAAAGTCGTTATCGTGGCCGACCCCGGGATCGACACGGCGTTCGCCATCGCGCTCGCGCTGCACGACCCGAACCTGGACGTGATCGGCTTGATCCCGTGTGCCGGGAACGTGTCGGCCGCGCAGGCGGCGGCGAACGTGCAGGTGCTGATCGACCAACTCGACCCGCCGAAGTGGCCGCGAACGGCGGCTGCCCTGCCCGTCGAATACGAAGCTAACGGGACGGCGCTGCACGGCGCGGACGGATTGGGGGGAATTAACTTCCCCGTCTCCAGCCGACACCAGCAGATCCCGGCCGACAAGGTTCTGGCCGAATTAATCCGCGAGAACCCCCGCGAAGTTGCCCTCATCTGTCTCGGCCCGGTCACGACCGTCGCCCGCGCGTTCGACCGCGATCCGGAACTACCCGGATTGCTCGACCGCCTCGTCCTCATCGGCGGGGCGTGGAAAGAGCCGGGTAACGCCGGGCCGGTGAGCGAGTTCCACTTCTACCTGGACCCGGAATCCACCCGCCGGGCGGTGCGGTCGGGCGCGCACCCCCTGATCATCCCGCTGGACGTCACCCGCCGCCTGATCCTCTCCCCCTCGGAACTGTTGGACAGCCCGAACCCGGAATCGAAGACGTGTCAGTTCCTTCGGAAGATCGTGCCGTTCGGCATTCGGGCCTCGTCGCACCTGTACGGGATCGAGGGGTTTCACCTGAAAGACGTTCTCGGCATCGCAGCCGTCGCGCTGCCCGGCGCGATCACCGCCGAGGACCGGGTGGTCGACATTGAGACGAAAGGTGATTTGACTCGCGGGATGATGGTCGTCGACGCCCGCCGCTCGGCGACTAGCCGGCCGAACGCTCTGATCGGGGTTGAGGCGGCGGTAGGCGAAATTCGCCAGTACATCAACCGGATTCTGACAGACGCACCGTGA
- a CDS encoding SDR family NAD(P)-dependent oxidoreductase: protein MIVSPNLLSVLYEIVEIDAVYFTHYWSSIMTTNPVALVTGSGKKRVGAAVARALAERGYAVAVHYHKSAAEAESTAADLRGLGVKVQTFAADLRDEGAVRGMVREVLDVFGRIDVLVNCAAVWRSKRLEDVTAADVRDHFDANALSTFLCCQHVGLAMVAQDQGGAIVNIGDWAEVRPYLNYAAYFPSKGAVSAITRCLAVELGTRNPKVRVNAVLPGPVMLPADMPAEEKAHAIQATLVKREGRPENIAQAVMSFIDNDFVTGALLPVDGGRTVYAPE from the coding sequence ATGATCGTGTCACCGAATTTGTTGTCGGTTCTTTACGAAATCGTTGAAATCGACGCGGTTTATTTTACCCACTACTGGTCGTCCATCATGACAACAAACCCGGTCGCCCTGGTTACGGGCAGCGGCAAGAAGCGAGTCGGGGCCGCGGTCGCTCGCGCGCTGGCGGAACGCGGGTACGCCGTCGCGGTCCACTACCATAAGTCGGCTGCCGAGGCCGAGTCAACCGCGGCCGACTTGCGCGGCCTCGGCGTTAAAGTACAAACATTCGCGGCCGACTTGCGCGACGAAGGGGCGGTTCGTGGAATGGTCCGCGAAGTGCTAGACGTGTTCGGGCGCATCGACGTGCTGGTCAACTGTGCGGCCGTCTGGCGGAGCAAGCGGCTCGAAGACGTGACCGCGGCCGACGTGCGGGACCATTTCGACGCCAACGCCCTCAGCACCTTCCTCTGCTGCCAACACGTCGGCCTGGCGATGGTCGCCCAGGATCAGGGGGGCGCGATCGTCAACATCGGCGACTGGGCCGAAGTCCGGCCCTATTTGAACTACGCGGCGTACTTTCCGAGCAAAGGGGCGGTCAGCGCGATCACCCGCTGTCTGGCCGTCGAACTCGGTACCCGTAATCCGAAGGTCCGCGTCAACGCCGTTCTCCCGGGGCCGGTGATGCTCCCGGCAGACATGCCCGCCGAAGAAAAAGCCCACGCGATTCAGGCCACGCTTGTGAAACGCGAGGGCCGCCCGGAGAACATCGCGCAAGCCGTGATGTCGTTTATCGACAACGACTTCGTCACCGGCGCGTTGCTGCCGGTCGACGGCGGGCGGACGGTGTACGCCCCGGAATAA